The DNA segment GATGTTTACCAGGTTGTAAGCCTGCGATTTTCGCTTTGGCAGCGCAACTTTTATAAAACGTTCTGTTTGTTTGTTGAAAATATAAATCCCATGAAATAAGGTTGTTACCCAGATGTTGTTCTTACCATCTTCCGAAACAGAGGTTATATAATTGTCCGGTAACGAATAAGGGTCATCCGGATCCTGCCGGAAGACTTTGATGCGGTAACCGTCATACCGGTTCAGACCATCTTTGGTGGCAAACCACATGTAGCCTTCTTTATCTTCCAGTATACCGTTGATCATTCCCTGCGAAAGGCCATTGTTGGCAGTAAGCCATTCGCCTGTCAGCCGCCACTCGTCTGGTGATATTGGCCTTGCAAACAGGTAAACAGGAACAACCAGATAAAAAAGGAGGATCACTTTTTTACGCATGAGGGGCATTCATATATTCAAATATATTTCATCTGTGTAAATACTTAATCAACTCTTTCCTGCTTTTGCAAAAGGATAATACAGTGTTTTCTGTCATTGGTTTCAATGATAAAAATGCTCCGCTGCCAGGCGCAATCATTGTATTCAACGATTGTTGCCGCCCTGCTATTGATCAATATTTGTGTATCAAATTATTCTAACCAAAACAAAACTTTCAGCTATGAGAAAGATAACTTTTTTGCTAATCACTTCCTTTGTTCTTACAGGCACAATCAATGCACAAAACCGTTTTCCTGCAAGTGGCCGTGCAGGTATCAACACGCTTTCGCCGGCATCGTCATTACAGGTGGTAGGTGGCGCAAGAATTGGTACCACGGTCAATTACCTCAATGTAGATAGTGCTACCGGCAACCTAAGTTTTGCCGGCACGGCAGGCTATCGCGTGGCCAATAACCAGTTTGCTTTTGTGTCGGCAGGTGCACCTGCGGCAGGGCTGTTTTTCAATGCTGCAGCACTTCGGTACGAGTTCAGGTCTACCGCCGGTATTTCAAACCTCAATATTGGTGCAGATGCAAATGGCCGCATCGGTATAGGCACCGGCACGCCTGCAGAAAAAACCACTGTTGTAGATGGCGGCAACACAAATCAATACAGCGGCATTGTGGGTGTATATGCCAATAATCTTACGCAGGGTATTGGTATAGGATACCAGGGTATCAAAGCAATCGGCAGCAACAATGACCAGGATCTTTCCCTCAATGCAAAAAACCTCGGCAATATTACCATGCAGGTATCCGGTGCATCAGGCAATGTTGGTATAGGCACATTAACGCCAGGCAGTAAACTCACAGTAGCAGGTACGGCAAGCATTTCCGGCAATGCCATATTTTCTTCCCGGGTGGGTATAGGTATTGCACCCAACGCACCATTGCAGTTGTCAAACGAAGTAGCCAACCGCAAGATTGTTTTATACCAGGGCCCGTCCAATGATCACCAGTTTTATGGTTTTGGTGTAAATAACCTTACGCTCCGCTACCAGGTAGATACAACAGCAGCAGACCACGTGTTTTTTGCAGGCGCATCATCATCCACTTCTGCAGAGCTGTTCCGTATTAAAGGCAACGGCAATGTTACCGTAGGCGCTGTTGCACCAGCTACAGGTTATAAACTTACCATCGGCGGCAAGGTCATCTGTACAGAAGTGAAAGTGCAGTTGCAGCCCTTCCCGGACTATGTGTTCGACAAGAAATACCAGTTGCCAACACTCGCAGCATTGCAGGAGCACATCAACGAGTTTCATCGTTTACCAGGCATGCCTGCTGCGGCCGAAATTGAAAGCAATGGTATGGAAGTAGGTAAAATGCAGGGCAAGATCGTAGAGAAAGTAGAAGAGGCAACATTGTATATACTGCAGTTGTACAAAGAGAATGAACAACTGAAAGAGCAGGTAAAACAACTGGCCGAAAAAATGGCTGCCATACAACAGGCTTTAAACAATGTAAAGCAATAGTTAACCGGCACCATTACTACTGGCATCTGCGGTTGTGTCACTCACTTGTACGTTCATATCGCTGTTCAGCAGGTACACAACCTTGTTAAGTAGCAGCATGCCACGTTTATGTTCATCTTTAAAATGAAATCAATGAAAAAGAAATGCATATTATACCTGCATTCCGTAGCAGTACTGTTACTGTGCACAGTCAGCAGTGTCAATGCGCAAAAATTATTTACTGCAGTGCCTGTAAATACTACTGCCGCAGAATCTGCCATACTGCGCAATACATTCAGGAAGCAAACCATCGTGCAGCTCGATCTGCCGGCCATCTATAACCACGTACAAAACGCAGGCAAAAGCAGTAACATCATCATAGATGCGGGCAACCTTTTCAAATGGGATGTGTTGCTGGAACAACATGAATTGCGCAGTGCCGATTACTTTGCCGAACGTACCACTGCAAAGGGTACAGCGCAATTGCAGCGCGAAGCATTGTTTACCTATGCCGGAGCCCTCAAAGGCAACGACCGTGCCCTCGTAAGGTTTAATATACGCAGGCAGCAGATGAGTGGCAATGTGCTGTATAATGGAAAATCGATGTACATAGAACCATTAAAAAAGTTTGTTGCTGCTGCCCCGGCAGACAGGTATGTGGTCTATTATGCAGGCGATGTAAAGCCGGTAAAAGGCAACTGTAACCAGGCAGGTACCCCTGCGTCTGTGGCTGTTGAACAAAAGGCTGCCTCGCTCGAAGCCGCACCTGCACCGGATTGCAGGATCATTGAGATTGCCACAGATTCTGACTGGGAAAATTATGTACAGGGTGTAACAAGCACAGACATTATAGAAAACCTCAATTTCGTGGAGCCGCTGTATGCAACCTACTTTGGCGCACAGATCGTTATTAAATACCAGCATGAGTGGGCCACACCTTTAGACCCTTTTACAAGTATTTACGCCTGTAACAACGCAGGCAGCACGAGGCTTTCAGAATTTGCCGACTACTGGCGAAACAATTACGCATGGGTTAAAAGAGATATTAGCCTGCTATACTCGGGTGTTGATTTCGATGGCTCAACAATTGGATGTGCTTACCTGGGCGGTTTTAACTCTGCCAGCGATCTTTGTTACGCGGTGATACAGTGGATCGGCTCACACAGCGATGAAACGCGTGAAGTGCTGGTTGCACACGAGGTAGGGCATATTTTCAACTGCGCCCACGATGAAATTGGCTGCAGCAGTACAGACGGGCCAATTATGTGTTCGTCCATCAATGTAGCTTGCACAGATAATTGTACACCATACTGGTCTGCATTAAGCTTTAGCGCTATCACCACAAGTATGACACAATCCTATGGCAGTGCGAGGTTGCGCAAGCGCGATTTCTTTTACCCGGTTAATTCCACGCTGGCTTTTGGTTTACCGTATGTGGCTTCCGGGAATGATATTTTTATTACTTCAGAAAATATCGTTGGCAGCAGCTTACTGGGCGATGGAAGCATTTTATACTCGGCCACCGATAACCTTACATTATTACCCGGCTTTTCTGCATCTGTTGGTAATGGCACGGGAAAATTTATTGCCTTCATAGGCTCGTGTGTGTTCAATACGCAAAATAAGCAAAGCCAGCCGCAGACTGCTTTAGCAACCACACCCGAAGCAGTTCAACAAAAGGCCGTTGCTAACAATATCGTTTATATTTATCCCAATCCCTTCAATGCGCAAACGCAAGTAAATATTACGGTGGCAAAAGCTGCCACAGCCAGTATTACCGTGTACGATGTAAATGGCAAAATTGCAGACAACCCTCCCAGGCGCAGTACGCTTATACCGGGCAGTAACATGGTAACTTACAACAACGCAACATTAAAACCAGGTGTGTATTTATTCGTGGTAGATATCGACGGGCAGCGCTATACACAGCGGGTTGTAAAAATGTAAACACATACTGTTTCACTTCCACTTCATGAAAGCGTAAAATAATACACCGTAGTATTTGTGCTGTTTAACAAAGCGACTGCCTTCTTATGGGGCAGTCGCTTTGCACCTGGCAGCGTGTGTTATCGTGCCTTTGTTACATTATTTTCCCAGGTCGTTACAATCCTGCAGGCAATAGTTTGTTCCACCATACCATTTGCCATTGGTGATTTTTGTAACAGCACCACCCCAGGCTGTTTGCGTATCGGTAGTTGTGCCGCCACTGCATTTAACCACTACCGCATGCGGGTACACGCAATAGCAGGTGCAGGAGCCGAGCGCCGTTTTGGGTATTTTGAATGTGTACGCACCAGGTAAACCATTTGCACCACATGGCCCGTCTGTACCATATGCAAACACCTGTTTAAAAGGGAATTTCCCCGGCGCAAGGTCTGAACTTTTACTCTGGGTGCAATCTCCGTTGATGTTGCATTCCACGCTTAATTGTACCTCCTTTATTTTCCAGTCACCGGTGGTGTGGTAGGTTACATAAACATTGTCTGCATCGTTGGCTATTTCTACGGAGCCTGCGGGAATGGTTTGCCCTGCGGTAAGCGGTTCTATTTGCGAATAGCCGCA comes from the Panacibacter microcysteis genome and includes:
- a CDS encoding zinc-dependent metalloprotease, which codes for MKKKCILYLHSVAVLLLCTVSSVNAQKLFTAVPVNTTAAESAILRNTFRKQTIVQLDLPAIYNHVQNAGKSSNIIIDAGNLFKWDVLLEQHELRSADYFAERTTAKGTAQLQREALFTYAGALKGNDRALVRFNIRRQQMSGNVLYNGKSMYIEPLKKFVAAAPADRYVVYYAGDVKPVKGNCNQAGTPASVAVEQKAASLEAAPAPDCRIIEIATDSDWENYVQGVTSTDIIENLNFVEPLYATYFGAQIVIKYQHEWATPLDPFTSIYACNNAGSTRLSEFADYWRNNYAWVKRDISLLYSGVDFDGSTIGCAYLGGFNSASDLCYAVIQWIGSHSDETREVLVAHEVGHIFNCAHDEIGCSSTDGPIMCSSINVACTDNCTPYWSALSFSAITTSMTQSYGSARLRKRDFFYPVNSTLAFGLPYVASGNDIFITSENIVGSSLLGDGSILYSATDNLTLLPGFSASVGNGTGKFIAFIGSCVFNTQNKQSQPQTALATTPEAVQQKAVANNIVYIYPNPFNAQTQVNITVAKAATASITVYDVNGKIADNPPRRSTLIPGSNMVTYNNATLKPGVYLFVVDIDGQRYTQRVVKM
- a CDS encoding cell division protein ZapB codes for the protein MRKITFLLITSFVLTGTINAQNRFPASGRAGINTLSPASSLQVVGGARIGTTVNYLNVDSATGNLSFAGTAGYRVANNQFAFVSAGAPAAGLFFNAAALRYEFRSTAGISNLNIGADANGRIGIGTGTPAEKTTVVDGGNTNQYSGIVGVYANNLTQGIGIGYQGIKAIGSNNDQDLSLNAKNLGNITMQVSGASGNVGIGTLTPGSKLTVAGTASISGNAIFSSRVGIGIAPNAPLQLSNEVANRKIVLYQGPSNDHQFYGFGVNNLTLRYQVDTTAADHVFFAGASSSTSAELFRIKGNGNVTVGAVAPATGYKLTIGGKVICTEVKVQLQPFPDYVFDKKYQLPTLAALQEHINEFHRLPGMPAAAEIESNGMEVGKMQGKIVEKVEEATLYILQLYKENEQLKEQVKQLAEKMAAIQQALNNVKQ